A section of the Clostridium sp. TW13 genome encodes:
- a CDS encoding ROK family transcriptional regulator — protein MDEILKELSDRELGILNIIQKKGSITKKDLQIAADVKLTTLNRAMKILADNNLIVEVGTCESTGGRKAVEYSAAEKGIYVIGIDISRTYVKLILSNLRMDILKNEQFSLDHTFSPEKTVNEICILIKKFLLELSIDKTEVLGIGIGTVGPMDRGNGIILNPKGFFHSGWANVPLKEMIESELSIPCFIDNGANTAILAEYSIGKGRGLKNVVYIHCGVGIRSAVITDGSIIRAINDSEDAFAHMVVDIDGDDCGCGNQGCIESYVSLKAIAKRSKLKREQFISSNEKENNYNESLNSEQLDNEITKEIINKSAEVLGVGIGNLARILNPQLIILSGPLIMNYDLFYPRAVEVFHKNNCMNNQVEFSKGGELKESVIAIGSCLMVINHYLKN, from the coding sequence ATGGATGAAATATTAAAAGAATTATCGGACAGAGAATTAGGCATACTTAATATAATTCAAAAGAAAGGTTCTATTACAAAAAAAGACTTACAAATAGCAGCAGATGTCAAACTGACCACATTAAATAGAGCAATGAAAATTCTTGCAGATAACAATTTAATAGTAGAAGTAGGTACTTGTGAGTCTACTGGTGGTAGAAAAGCAGTTGAGTATTCTGCAGCAGAAAAAGGCATTTATGTTATTGGAATTGATATATCAAGAACATATGTAAAATTAATTTTATCAAATCTAAGGATGGATATTTTAAAAAATGAACAGTTTTCATTAGATCATACTTTTTCACCTGAAAAAACAGTTAATGAAATATGCATTCTAATAAAAAAATTTTTATTAGAATTATCAATAGATAAAACAGAAGTTCTAGGAATAGGTATAGGAACTGTAGGACCAATGGACAGAGGTAATGGGATTATTTTAAATCCTAAAGGTTTTTTTCATTCTGGTTGGGCCAATGTCCCATTGAAAGAGATGATTGAAAGTGAACTATCTATTCCCTGCTTTATAGATAATGGAGCTAATACTGCTATTTTGGCTGAATACTCTATTGGAAAGGGTAGAGGGTTAAAAAATGTTGTATACATACATTGTGGAGTTGGAATAAGGTCTGCAGTGATAACTGATGGTAGTATTATTAGAGCAATTAATGATTCAGAGGATGCATTTGCTCATATGGTTGTAGATATAGATGGAGATGATTGTGGTTGCGGCAATCAAGGGTGTATCGAAAGTTATGTCTCTCTTAAAGCTATTGCAAAGAGGTCAAAATTAAAGAGAGAACAATTCATATCTAGTAATGAAAAAGAGAATAATTATAATGAGAGTCTAAATTCTGAGCAACTAGATAATGAAATTACTAAAGAGATAATAAATAAGAGTGCTGAGGTTTTAGGAGTTGGGATAGGGAATCTTGCTAGAATATTAAATCCACAATTAATAATATTAAGTGGTCCTTTAATAATGAATTATGATTTATTTTACCCTAGAGCAGTTGAAGTTTTTCATAAAAATAATTGCATGAATAACCAAGTAGAATTCAGTAAAGGTGGAGAATTAAAAGAAAGTGTTATAGCTATTGGTTCATGCCTTATGGTGATAAATCATTATCTAAAAAATTAA
- a CDS encoding O-antigen ligase family protein, producing the protein MSKIVLLRLIFIFLGYIFFNKMYHGENKREYIMISLVIITCLNVGINMHYSTHFMRLVQQWYIPLIAVVLAIVFIVNFNLKKSKPTLDTILILIIVISNLVIYAYGNIANQIKFFNICIVYVCIILIGYLYKFLEGYDYIKIVDFFSYIAIANGILAIAQYITNKKLLIGQINSNIFYEQSGVLVKRVVGLAGTSNAAGNLGTILFAVVFFNYLRSREKKHLIALIITSFFSILTLTRIGYLGITLVIITDLLMFYKESLKILKQNKVIIFILLIIAVILVTIFGYKVYNILFLQRGNTQGCRIDQFKLVYKNIIKNNSFFHGIGAGQYQYYIYYFFRYWDIDIHSQYLNLLAENGWVMLIVFISFNICVFIKALKRCSNKLEKSFIIGLFLANLACCNFNPNQDYFINNIMYYLAIYLFVYKTKTEIAYD; encoded by the coding sequence ATGAGTAAAATAGTTTTATTACGTTTAATATTTATATTTTTAGGATATATATTTTTCAATAAGATGTATCATGGAGAAAATAAAAGAGAGTATATTATGATATCACTAGTCATAATTACATGTCTTAATGTAGGTATTAATATGCATTATAGTACACATTTTATGAGGCTAGTGCAACAATGGTATATACCATTAATAGCTGTAGTATTAGCTATAGTGTTCATAGTGAATTTTAACTTAAAGAAAAGTAAGCCAACTTTAGATACTATTTTGATATTAATTATAGTGATTAGTAATTTAGTAATTTATGCTTATGGAAACATTGCTAATCAAATTAAATTTTTCAATATATGTATAGTGTATGTCTGCATAATTTTAATTGGATATTTATATAAGTTTCTTGAGGGTTATGATTACATAAAGATAGTTGATTTTTTTAGTTATATAGCAATTGCAAATGGTATTTTAGCAATTGCTCAGTATATAACTAATAAAAAGTTGTTGATAGGACAAATTAATAGTAATATTTTTTATGAACAGTCAGGTGTGTTAGTAAAAAGAGTAGTTGGATTGGCAGGTACTAGTAATGCAGCAGGAAACTTGGGAACTATATTATTTGCAGTGGTATTTTTTAATTACTTAAGAAGTAGAGAAAAAAAGCATCTAATAGCATTAATTATTACATCATTTTTTTCTATTTTAACTTTGACAAGGATAGGTTATTTAGGGATTACACTTGTAATAATCACTGATTTATTAATGTTTTATAAAGAAAGTTTAAAAATACTAAAACAAAATAAAGTAATTATATTTATATTATTGATTATAGCAGTTATTTTAGTCACAATATTTGGGTATAAAGTTTATAATATTTTATTTTTGCAAAGAGGAAATACACAAGGTTGCAGAATAGATCAGTTTAAATTAGTATATAAAAATATAATAAAAAATAATAGCTTCTTTCATGGTATTGGAGCAGGTCAATATCAATATTATATTTATTATTTCTTCAGATATTGGGATATAGATATACATTCACAGTATCTGAACTTATTGGCAGAGAATGGATGGGTAATGCTGATTGTATTTATAAGCTTCAATATATGTGTATTTATAAAAGCATTGAAAAGATGTTCAAATAAATTAGAAAAATCATTTATAATTGGACTGTTCTTAGCTAATCTAGCTTGCTGTAATTTTAACCCTAATCAGGATTATTTTATAAACAATATCATGTATTACTTGGCAATATATTTATTCGTATATAAGACTAAAACAGAAATAGCATATGATTAA
- a CDS encoding sulfite exporter TauE/SafE family protein, producing MTIIILQIFLISILAGVLGSILGLGGGIIITPVLTLLFGVDIKYAIGASIVSVIATSSGAAIAYIKDRITNIRIGMFLEIGTTTGAITGAFLSGIISTKYLYIIFGLLLLYSAVAMLKKSKDELPKDVVTHPMAEKLKLNGEYYDKVLQKQVQYNVAGVYGGFGMMYVAGVISGLLGIGSGIFKVMAMDIFMKLPLKVSSATSNFMIGVTAAASAGVYLLRGNIDPKISAPVALGVLFGATIGTRIMQNLKSKTIRKIFIPIVAYVSIQMIIKGMGVK from the coding sequence GTGACAATTATAATTTTACAAATATTTTTAATATCCATTTTAGCTGGTGTGTTAGGATCTATTCTTGGCCTTGGAGGAGGTATTATAATTACCCCAGTATTAACTTTACTTTTTGGTGTAGACATAAAGTATGCTATAGGAGCAAGTATTGTATCAGTAATTGCTACATCTAGTGGTGCTGCCATTGCATATATAAAAGATAGAATTACTAACATTAGAATTGGGATGTTTCTTGAAATAGGAACAACTACAGGGGCAATTACAGGAGCATTTTTAAGTGGAATTATTAGTACTAAATACCTTTATATTATTTTTGGATTATTGTTATTATATTCAGCTGTTGCCATGCTAAAAAAATCTAAAGATGAACTTCCTAAAGATGTGGTGACTCATCCTATGGCAGAAAAGTTAAAATTAAATGGGGAATACTATGATAAAGTTTTGCAGAAACAAGTTCAATACAATGTAGCTGGAGTTTACGGTGGCTTTGGAATGATGTATGTAGCAGGAGTTATTTCAGGTCTTCTTGGTATAGGTAGTGGTATATTTAAAGTTATGGCTATGGACATATTTATGAAGCTTCCTCTAAAAGTATCAAGTGCTACTAGCAATTTTATGATAGGTGTAACTGCAGCTGCAAGTGCTGGAGTATATTTACTAAGAGGTAATATAGATCCTAAAATATCTGCGCCTGTAGCTCTTGGCGTTTTATTCGGAGCCACTATTGGTACTCGAATTATGCAAAACTTAAAAAGTAAAACAATAAGAAAAATATTTATACCAATTGTTGCCTATGTTTCAATACAGATGATTATAAAAGGAATGGGGGTTAAATAA
- a CDS encoding DUF1634 domain-containing protein — translation MSDSKIDEMEIIISKFLKIGVLLSAFIIFIGFAMFLVTGDSGYANNTFPTNPGDIFKGLIQLKSYAIILTGLLLLIATPVFRVGVSIIVFIKEKDYLYVKITSLVFLILLISFALGKVE, via the coding sequence ATGAGTGATAGTAAAATTGATGAAATGGAAATAATAATAAGTAAGTTTCTTAAAATAGGAGTTTTATTAAGTGCATTTATTATATTTATTGGATTTGCAATGTTCTTAGTTACTGGAGACAGTGGCTATGCAAATAACACTTTTCCAACAAATCCTGGAGATATTTTCAAAGGTCTTATACAACTAAAATCCTATGCAATAATTCTAACAGGGTTATTACTATTAATTGCTACCCCTGTTTTTCGTGTAGGAGTTTCAATTATAGTATTTATAAAAGAAAAAGATTATTTATATGTAAAAATTACTTCTCTAGTTTTCTTAATATTACTTATTAGCTTTGCCCTTGGAAAAGTTGAATAA
- a CDS encoding substrate-binding periplasmic protein: MNRFFKFITLLILSLSIPMFANAQPIKTLTEKPAPVQLTDRLQKIKSTGILNVLSPNIIPYSYQDAFTGKLKGIDVDILTEVAKRLGVKKIEPTYISFPNIIQELTRNPSIDLIAQGMYITDERKQFVNFTMPIYTEMDGILTTKTSNIKSKADLKDKTIGVIGSTLYESLAQKWKDQGLIRDYIKFFDNTSLQTALENNVIDAMLADSMTEVSIILQKPNSNFRILSPSQYKSEINLVAGYALKKEDSTLLAAINEKLQEMKIDGTLYEILAKNGLSCFYIP; this comes from the coding sequence GTGAACCGTTTTTTTAAATTCATAACTTTATTAATTCTTAGCTTAAGTATTCCCATGTTTGCAAATGCACAGCCTATAAAAACACTAACTGAAAAACCAGCTCCTGTGCAACTAACAGATAGATTACAGAAAATAAAGAGTACTGGTATATTAAATGTATTATCCCCTAACATAATTCCTTATTCATACCAAGATGCTTTTACTGGGAAACTTAAAGGCATTGATGTAGATATACTAACAGAGGTAGCAAAACGACTAGGAGTTAAAAAAATTGAACCAACATACATATCTTTTCCTAACATAATACAAGAATTAACTAGGAATCCTTCAATTGATCTAATAGCACAAGGAATGTATATCACTGATGAACGTAAGCAATTTGTGAATTTTACAATGCCAATTTATACTGAAATGGATGGTATATTAACTACAAAAACTTCAAATATAAAAAGTAAAGCTGACTTAAAAGATAAAACTATTGGGGTAATTGGAAGTACACTTTATGAGTCTTTGGCACAAAAATGGAAAGATCAAGGACTTATTAGAGACTATATTAAATTCTTTGACAATACTTCTTTGCAAACAGCCTTAGAAAACAATGTTATTGATGCAATGCTTGCTGATTCCATGACAGAAGTAAGTATTATTTTACAAAAACCAAATTCAAATTTTAGAATTTTATCTCCAAGTCAGTATAAGTCAGAGATAAATTTAGTTGCGGGATATGCTTTAAAGAAAGAAGACTCTACCTTATTAGCTGCAATTAATGAAAAATTACAGGAAATGAAGATTGATGGAACCTTATATGAAATACTGGCCAAAAATGGATTGAGTTGTTTCTATATCCCTTGA